A single window of Candidatus Aenigmatarchaeota archaeon DNA harbors:
- a CDS encoding GTPase, with translation MTMENFWDIVEQVIKESDLVLEVIDASMPERTRNKKAEIMVKKQKKKLIVVFNKSDLVEFRNLIKYKKKFEREVPCVFVSSRDRKGITLLKRKIFELVKKRSRDDKIKIGVIGYPNTGKSSLINALAGKKKAGVSSKPGFTRGFQWINAGSGLMLIDTPGVIPLNEEDEINNALIGVIDPSKIEDLEGVARNIFEIFSKNNRERFEKFYEVKIKDRDFEEIVNEMGLKMGMLKKGGIVDENRVYLRIIEDWQKGRLRI, from the coding sequence ATGACAATGGAAAATTTTTGGGATATTGTTGAACAAGTTATTAAAGAATCTGACTTGGTATTGGAAGTCATAGATGCAAGTATGCCTGAGAGAACTAGGAATAAGAAAGCAGAAATAATGGTCAAAAAACAAAAAAAGAAACTAATAGTTGTTTTCAATAAATCAGATTTGGTTGAATTTAGGAATTTAATTAAATACAAGAAAAAATTTGAAAGAGAAGTCCCTTGTGTCTTTGTTTCTTCGAGAGACAGGAAAGGAATAACCCTTTTAAAAAGGAAGATATTTGAACTTGTTAAGAAAAGATCCAGAGATGATAAAATAAAGATTGGGGTTATTGGATATCCAAACACAGGTAAATCTTCTCTGATAAATGCACTAGCTGGTAAAAAAAAGGCTGGAGTTAGTTCAAAACCGGGTTTTACCCGAGGTTTTCAATGGATAAATGCTGGTTCTGGGTTGATGCTTATAGATACACCAGGTGTTATACCATTGAATGAGGAAGATGAGATAAACAACGCTTTAATAGGGGTTATAGATCCATCAAAAATTGAAGATCTGGAGGGTGTTGCCAGGAATATATTTGAAATTTTCTCTAAGAATAATAGGGAGAGGTTCGAGAAATTTTATGAGGTTAAAATTAAAGATAGAGATTTTGAAGAAATAGTAAATGAAATGGGTTTAAAGATGGGTATGTTAAAAAAAGGTGGAATTGTCGATGAAAACAGGGTTTATTTAAGAATAATAGAAGACTGGCAGAAAGGTAGATTGAGGATTTAA
- a CDS encoding ATP-grasp domain-containing protein has protein sequence MRIGLTFNPFPEGYDRNSSDDFVEFDDISVANSIKAALESGGHEVIMIDCNKDPYEKLKNSNLDFVFNIAEGLRGNSRESQIPAMLEFLGIPYTASDVLTLAIALDKTKTKEILSYYKIPTPKFQLFTSSNQPLNKKLRFPLIVKPNREGSSKGITAESLVNNEEELRKRVDFVIKKYNQPALVEEFLTGREFTVSLLGNPPKVLPIVEILFDKLPDEAPKFDCYEVKWFWDSPETGIEMVKCPAEIDKKLEKKIKNIAIRTFNALGCRDLCRIDMRLDNKNIPNVLEVNPIPGLIPDPKENSRFPKSCYALGMTYNEIILSILDAAMKRFGMNGK, from the coding sequence ATGAGAATAGGACTTACCTTCAACCCATTTCCCGAGGGATACGACAGAAATTCTTCTGATGACTTTGTAGAGTTTGATGACATATCAGTTGCAAACAGCATAAAGGCCGCATTAGAATCAGGAGGACATGAAGTAATAATGATAGATTGCAATAAGGATCCATATGAAAAACTGAAAAATTCTAATCTAGATTTTGTGTTCAACATAGCAGAGGGTTTAAGAGGTAACAGTAGAGAATCACAGATACCAGCTATGTTAGAATTTTTGGGTATACCATACACAGCTTCTGATGTGTTAACTTTGGCAATAGCACTTGACAAAACAAAGACAAAGGAGATACTTTCATATTATAAAATACCAACACCTAAGTTCCAATTGTTCACCTCTTCTAACCAACCATTAAACAAAAAACTTAGATTTCCACTTATAGTAAAACCGAACAGGGAAGGTTCGAGTAAAGGTATCACAGCTGAGTCTTTGGTTAACAATGAGGAGGAATTAAGAAAGAGAGTTGATTTTGTAATAAAAAAGTACAATCAACCAGCCTTGGTTGAGGAATTTCTCACAGGAAGGGAGTTTACTGTATCACTTTTAGGAAATCCACCAAAGGTCTTGCCCATAGTTGAAATTTTATTTGACAAACTTCCTGATGAAGCTCCAAAGTTTGATTGTTACGAGGTAAAGTGGTTTTGGGATTCTCCTGAGACTGGGATAGAGATGGTAAAATGTCCTGCGGAAATAGACAAAAAACTCGAGAAGAAGATAAAAAATATAGCAATAAGAACATTCAATGCGCTTGGCTGTCGTGATTTATGCAGGATTGATATGAGACTTGATAATAAAAATATACCTAATGTTTTGGAAGTAAATCCTATTCCTGGTTTGATACCAGATCCAAAGGAAAATTCAAGATTCCCCAAGTCATGCTATGCACTTGGGATGACTTATAATGAAATTATATTATCAATTTTAGATGCAGCCATGAAGAGGTTTGGGATGAATGGAAAATAA
- a CDS encoding fibrillarin-like rRNA/tRNA 2'-O-methyltransferase yields MSKKKRKEIKRQNFEGIFWLDNRLFTKNLTPGEKVYDEFLLKTKEGEMRSWDPKRSKPAAALYKGLHQFPIKNGMKILYLGVASGTTSSHFSDIVGREGIVYGIEISDRVLRELLDISRKRGNIVPILADARKPEEFPWVEEVDLIYADIAVKDQSEVLIRNSRFFLKPNGFAMIAIKSRSIDVTKKPQDIYKEERKKLEEFFHIVDFVTLDPYERDHGFFVLKRKS; encoded by the coding sequence ATGTCAAAGAAAAAAAGAAAGGAGATTAAAAGACAGAATTTTGAAGGTATTTTTTGGTTAGATAATAGACTATTTACAAAGAATCTTACACCAGGTGAAAAGGTTTACGATGAATTTTTATTAAAAACAAAAGAGGGTGAGATGAGATCATGGGATCCAAAAAGGAGCAAGCCAGCAGCCGCCCTGTATAAAGGATTACACCAGTTTCCAATTAAAAATGGTATGAAAATTCTATATCTAGGTGTTGCTTCTGGTACAACTTCATCCCATTTTAGTGATATAGTTGGTAGAGAAGGAATAGTGTATGGTATAGAAATTTCAGATAGGGTATTGAGAGAACTATTGGATATATCTAGAAAAAGGGGAAATATTGTCCCAATTTTGGCTGATGCTAGAAAACCCGAGGAATTTCCTTGGGTTGAGGAAGTTGATTTGATATATGCTGACATAGCCGTGAAGGACCAATCTGAAGTATTGATAAGAAATTCAAGATTTTTCCTCAAACCAAATGGGTTTGCAATGATTGCAATAAAGTCTAGAAGTATAGATGTAACTAAGAAACCACAAGATATTTACAAGGAAGAGAGAAAGAAGCTAGAAGAATTTTTCCATATTGTTGATTTTGTTACTCTCGATCCTTATGAAAGGGATCATGGCTTTTTTGTTTTAAAGAGAAAATCTTGA